One segment of Allorhodopirellula heiligendammensis DNA contains the following:
- a CDS encoding DUF1559 domain-containing protein, which yields MKNFRSGFTLVELLVVIAIIGVLVGLLLPAVQAAREAARRMQCSNNMKQLGLAIHNYHSAYDQLPVGATHFQGYSGPYPDYPHVSAAIFLLPFLEMGNLYQGIERDAKNAAPGSSIWSSPTLQNAGPQGAFLCPSAPNATNSEYSTVSKCLYVFSTGDAMWHNNRTDAQEGGSTSKIDSRSMFVNALEASMRSSRRAFRDCTDGLSNTIAMSEVTGAPREQALVKGDVGRASALYNGSTAIPAACLTVALTEDRIQYQTGIDCWRGLILGDGRAVNNRFTTTLSPNSPSCAYSDSNYAWGTFAPTSYHQGGVQALMLDGSVQFITDSIDAGNANAAQVRSGTSPYGIWGAMGSPQGSETTSSL from the coding sequence AACTTTCGATCCGGTTTCACTTTAGTTGAGTTGTTGGTCGTTATTGCCATTATCGGTGTGTTGGTGGGATTGCTGCTGCCCGCGGTCCAGGCAGCGCGAGAGGCTGCACGCCGGATGCAGTGCTCCAACAATATGAAGCAGCTCGGACTGGCAATCCACAACTACCACAGCGCCTATGATCAATTGCCCGTAGGGGCCACTCATTTTCAAGGCTACAGTGGTCCTTACCCGGACTACCCGCATGTCAGCGCTGCAATCTTCCTGCTGCCTTTCCTCGAAATGGGCAATCTCTATCAAGGGATTGAACGGGATGCGAAGAATGCCGCGCCAGGATCGTCGATCTGGAGTTCACCGACCCTTCAAAATGCCGGCCCCCAGGGTGCATTCCTCTGTCCTTCGGCGCCCAACGCTACCAACAGCGAGTACAGCACCGTTTCAAAATGTCTCTATGTATTCTCGACTGGGGATGCAATGTGGCACAACAACCGCACCGACGCTCAGGAAGGTGGTTCGACTTCAAAAATTGACTCACGCAGCATGTTTGTCAATGCATTGGAGGCCTCGATGCGTAGTAGTCGGCGAGCCTTCCGGGATTGTACCGACGGTCTGAGCAATACGATTGCGATGAGCGAGGTTACCGGGGCCCCCCGCGAACAAGCACTTGTGAAGGGTGATGTTGGTCGTGCGAGTGCGCTCTATAACGGTTCAACCGCGATCCCGGCAGCATGTCTCACTGTTGCACTTACCGAAGACCGCATCCAGTACCAGACTGGAATTGATTGTTGGCGCGGGCTGATTCTTGGCGATGGACGAGCCGTTAATAATCGGTTTACAACGACACTCTCACCCAACTCGCCGTCGTGTGCCTACTCTGACAGCAATTATGCCTGGGGAACTTTTGCCCCCACGAGCTACCATCAGGGCGGTGTTCAAGCTCTCATGCTCGACGGGTCTGTGCAGTTCATTACTGATTCAATTGACGCGGGGAACGCGAATGCCGCTCAAGTAAGATCGGGTACAAGCCCATATGGTATTTGGGGCGCGATGGGCTCGCCGCAAGGCAGCGAGACGACGTCTTCTTTGTAG
- a CDS encoding endonuclease/exonuclease/phosphatase family protein, producing MMKIALLTLSVLFATASTYAAEPISLRVLSYNIHHGEGVDGSLDLPRIASVIRSVEPDLVALQEVDQKVNRSGDVDQPAELARLTDMHVVFGGNIELQGGHYGNAILSRFPITKFSNHPLPNVDEGEPRGVMMATISAPKLDSSLRLLATHLDHRRSDVARVQSAKFINGLVKSDSSPAVLMGDMNDVIGSATISRFDQVWKRTNEKPMPTIPVGQPTRQIDFILFHPAERWQVVETQVLDEAVASDHRAIFSVLELRSE from the coding sequence ATGATGAAAATTGCTTTGCTCACCCTCTCCGTCCTATTCGCCACAGCAAGTACTTACGCCGCTGAACCGATCTCCCTGCGTGTACTCAGCTACAACATTCATCATGGTGAAGGTGTCGATGGTTCGCTCGACCTACCAAGGATTGCCAGCGTAATTCGCTCTGTCGAGCCTGACTTAGTGGCTCTCCAGGAGGTCGATCAGAAAGTGAATCGATCCGGTGACGTCGACCAACCTGCCGAGCTAGCAAGATTGACTGACATGCATGTGGTGTTTGGCGGCAACATCGAACTGCAAGGCGGTCACTACGGCAACGCGATTCTTTCGAGATTCCCCATCACAAAATTCAGCAATCATCCCCTGCCGAACGTAGACGAGGGTGAGCCGCGAGGTGTGATGATGGCGACGATCTCGGCACCCAAACTCGACTCATCGCTGCGCCTCTTGGCGACTCATCTAGACCATCGGCGTAGTGATGTCGCCCGCGTGCAATCTGCCAAGTTTATCAATGGTTTGGTCAAGTCGGATTCATCCCCGGCGGTCTTGATGGGAGACATGAATGACGTCATTGGCAGCGCCACAATCTCTCGCTTCGATCAAGTTTGGAAACGAACGAACGAGAAACCAATGCCGACGATTCCAGTGGGGCAACCAACCCGGCAAATTGATTTCATTTTGTTTCATCCTGCAGAACGTTGGCAGGTGGTGGAAACCCAGGTGCTCGACGAAGCCGTCGCGTCCGACCACCGAGCCATTTTCAGCGTACTCGAACTCCGCAGCGAATGA
- a CDS encoding DUF58 domain-containing protein, with amino-acid sequence MRLADLFRARDVSRIESLRLVARQAVEGLAVGRHRSPHKGSSVEFKEHRPYVPGDELKNIDWKAFGKSDRLYIREFEEETNLRCMLLVDQSGSMAYGGERARSVSHNAQENASSTTSPPPPSWWDGTKQEYATGLAAAFAYLMLSNQDSVGVMTFDAKVRDYVPPRMLPSHLNVILNSLAQSQRGGETDLGTVLRQASVKLPRRGLVVLISDGFGDVESLGRSLTLLRGGRQDVVFLQVVDPDELDFPFDERIDFRDLERDERHEVIDARQIRTRYLESLHRHNDMIAAACRRNHVDHLLISTDLPLVDCLSRFITLRMAGPVSGAAGDVIHRRTVLEDMP; translated from the coding sequence ATGCGACTTGCTGATTTGTTTCGCGCCCGCGATGTCTCACGCATCGAATCATTGCGTTTGGTTGCCCGCCAAGCGGTTGAGGGGCTAGCGGTGGGACGGCATCGATCTCCGCATAAAGGCTCTAGCGTGGAGTTCAAAGAGCATCGGCCCTACGTGCCGGGCGACGAACTGAAAAATATCGATTGGAAAGCCTTCGGTAAAAGTGACCGATTGTATATTCGTGAGTTTGAGGAGGAAACGAATCTACGTTGCATGCTATTGGTCGATCAGAGCGGTAGCATGGCCTACGGGGGCGAGCGTGCACGATCAGTCAGTCACAACGCGCAGGAAAACGCGTCGAGTACCACGTCCCCGCCACCGCCCTCGTGGTGGGATGGTACGAAGCAAGAGTATGCGACAGGTCTAGCCGCGGCGTTTGCGTACTTGATGCTTTCCAATCAAGATTCTGTTGGGGTGATGACCTTTGACGCCAAAGTCCGCGACTATGTACCGCCGCGCATGTTGCCCTCACACCTGAACGTGATTTTGAACTCACTGGCACAGTCACAGCGGGGCGGTGAGACGGATTTAGGCACGGTGTTGCGGCAAGCATCGGTCAAGTTGCCGCGGCGGGGGTTGGTCGTTTTAATTTCCGACGGCTTTGGTGACGTCGAATCGCTCGGCCGGTCGCTGACGCTGCTCAGGGGTGGGCGGCAGGACGTCGTGTTCCTGCAGGTAGTCGATCCCGACGAGTTAGATTTTCCCTTTGACGAACGGATTGACTTTCGTGATCTTGAACGGGACGAGCGACATGAGGTGATTGATGCTCGCCAAATTCGCACACGATATCTGGAGTCGTTGCATCGCCACAATGACATGATCGCTGCTGCCTGTCGCCGCAATCATGTCGACCACCTGTTGATCAGCACGGACCTGCCGCTGGTGGATTGTCTGTCACGGTTCATCACACTTCGTATGGCAGGCCCGGTCTCCGGAGCGGCAGGCGATGTGATTCATCGCCGCACGGTTCTGGAGGACATGCCATGA
- a CDS encoding carboxypeptidase-like regulatory domain-containing protein, which translates to MSVSFRLFSYLTLLLCITSGCSTDDRPEGLPDLQPLVVKVLQSGSPLAGASVRLIPNDATNPWALGGTTDDNGEAAIQTNGKYSGAPLGEYRVTVSKLQSDTPATASDDPSGAVEGKTFQLVDLAYQSQQKTPSTISVTAEDDSVKIVDVGAAVKKQLPKL; encoded by the coding sequence ATGTCCGTCTCGTTTCGTTTATTCTCTTACCTCACCCTGCTCCTATGCATAACGTCTGGCTGTTCGACAGACGACCGTCCTGAAGGGTTGCCCGACCTGCAGCCCTTGGTCGTCAAAGTGTTGCAGTCCGGAAGCCCGTTGGCCGGCGCCAGTGTCCGCTTGATACCGAACGACGCCACGAATCCTTGGGCCCTAGGTGGTACCACTGACGACAACGGTGAGGCTGCCATTCAAACCAATGGGAAATACAGCGGAGCACCGCTGGGCGAGTACAGGGTTACCGTCAGCAAGTTGCAATCCGATACTCCGGCCACCGCCAGCGACGATCCATCCGGTGCTGTCGAAGGGAAAACGTTTCAATTGGTCGACCTGGCCTATCAGTCTCAGCAAAAGACTCCAAGTACCATCTCTGTCACCGCCGAAGACGATTCGGTCAAAATTGTTGATGTTGGTGCAGCGGTGAAAAAGCAGTTGCCCAAGTTATAA
- a CDS encoding BatA domain-containing protein, whose protein sequence is MSFINAAMALGAAAFVVPLAIHLLFRSRFRTLDWGAMFLLQDVVNANRRRMQWHQWILLALRCAIPILLALAMARPLLSSIGGRSLAGQAPVSLILMIDDSRSMSATSRSVRAVESANALLDSMSRRDEVILMSSSQLVSAPRRGSPRDAREMIRDLRFDGPPMSLSVALQAAVDACRDAAHPYRRIVLVSDFQENTFAGSSVDNHSLVLEVIDHLDERLAGFEPRPQVDFLDVTETDADSSTLANVLVESVSTDAAAILVGQSVLLTASIRNDSELPVTHLRAGWMVDGRVLHTQTVSIEPHGTTKLNWQTTFEKPGGASVGLSIEHADAIAADNRREWAIEVSSPVRVWLVDGQPSRQPLHSETDFLKVALSPFAFQSAVRRAGSSFREPSSSTRGPGSSTRGPRHLAIAQQDLVSTQVMSERTLVKTLEPMIAAESPIADETGEGFPDLIVLANVKRPPSLPNGTDLLDHYLAAGGRVLFFDGDQVDSSAWSECPWLPASPQQVTSAGERLYRIEPPGAKLAVWRSLGDAEDSLFDSVDVKRLRTITPHDKSVSIWLHTDVGAPLVVAKTIAPGTDWDEAGPDRVSTSGRVVQFAIPCDTAWSNLPLRPVFLPMMQELVMEMVGSDCPGDVLPGTAMVIVPVGRFDESDARVWEVSMPGKSTQTLSVAARAPLVFTDTQQVGAYRFEHVRVGDMENSSNDSGKDTVEASVPIHRAADPLVMPQVRVVEVPAEESTLRSVAPELLTECTERMGANLFSDADSLVAATTRDRFGVEVWRPLLWLLLVVMIVEVMWQQFGVTRSANRFSRSHAQATT, encoded by the coding sequence ATGAGCTTTATCAATGCAGCGATGGCATTAGGCGCGGCGGCGTTTGTCGTGCCGCTGGCCATACATTTATTGTTTCGCAGTCGCTTCCGCACGCTCGATTGGGGGGCGATGTTTCTGTTGCAAGACGTTGTCAATGCCAATCGTCGAAGGATGCAGTGGCACCAATGGATCCTGTTGGCACTGCGTTGTGCTATTCCGATTTTGTTGGCACTCGCGATGGCACGGCCGCTGCTCTCATCGATCGGCGGCCGTTCGCTGGCGGGGCAGGCGCCGGTGTCATTGATCTTGATGATTGACGATAGCCGGTCCATGTCGGCCACAAGCCGCTCGGTGCGGGCCGTGGAGTCTGCAAACGCGTTACTTGATTCGATGTCCCGGCGCGACGAAGTCATCCTCATGTCGAGCAGCCAATTGGTGTCAGCACCCAGGCGTGGATCGCCCCGCGACGCTCGCGAGATGATTCGCGACCTCCGCTTTGATGGCCCACCGATGAGTCTATCTGTAGCATTGCAGGCCGCCGTCGACGCGTGTCGCGATGCGGCGCACCCCTACCGTCGCATCGTGCTAGTGTCCGATTTTCAGGAGAACACGTTCGCAGGATCCAGCGTCGATAATCACTCGCTGGTGTTGGAGGTAATCGATCATCTCGACGAGCGATTGGCCGGGTTTGAGCCACGGCCGCAAGTTGATTTTTTAGATGTCACCGAAACAGATGCGGATTCCAGTACGCTCGCAAATGTGCTCGTCGAGTCGGTATCCACTGACGCCGCCGCAATTCTTGTTGGTCAATCGGTATTGCTGACAGCATCGATCCGCAATGACTCGGAATTGCCTGTCACTCATCTGCGGGCGGGTTGGATGGTGGACGGGCGTGTGCTCCACACCCAGACGGTTTCGATCGAGCCTCACGGCACGACAAAGTTAAATTGGCAAACCACGTTCGAGAAGCCAGGAGGGGCGAGTGTGGGATTGTCGATTGAGCACGCCGACGCAATTGCCGCCGACAATCGGCGTGAGTGGGCGATCGAGGTGTCGAGCCCCGTCCGTGTTTGGTTGGTCGATGGTCAACCATCGCGGCAGCCACTGCACAGTGAAACAGATTTTCTCAAGGTCGCACTCAGTCCCTTCGCGTTTCAATCTGCTGTTCGCCGTGCAGGCTCGAGCTTTCGGGAGCCAAGCTCGAGCACTCGGGGGCCAGGCTCGAGCACTCGGGGGCCACGTCATCTCGCGATCGCCCAACAGGATCTCGTTTCAACCCAGGTGATGTCAGAGAGGACCTTGGTGAAGACTCTTGAGCCCATGATTGCAGCGGAGTCACCGATCGCTGACGAGACGGGAGAAGGATTCCCGGATCTGATCGTGCTGGCCAACGTTAAACGCCCACCTTCCCTACCCAATGGAACGGATCTGCTCGATCACTATCTCGCAGCTGGCGGACGGGTGCTGTTTTTCGATGGAGATCAGGTTGACTCCTCGGCGTGGTCAGAGTGCCCGTGGTTACCTGCCTCACCGCAGCAAGTCACAAGTGCCGGGGAGAGGCTTTATCGAATCGAACCACCGGGAGCGAAGCTGGCGGTTTGGCGATCGCTCGGCGATGCCGAGGATTCTCTATTCGATTCGGTGGACGTCAAACGACTGCGCACGATTACGCCGCACGACAAATCAGTGTCGATTTGGCTTCACACCGATGTGGGGGCGCCCCTGGTCGTTGCGAAAACCATTGCGCCTGGAACGGACTGGGATGAGGCTGGACCGGATCGAGTATCAACCAGCGGGCGGGTGGTGCAGTTTGCCATCCCTTGCGACACGGCGTGGTCCAACTTGCCACTGCGACCGGTATTCCTCCCGATGATGCAGGAACTCGTGATGGAGATGGTCGGCTCGGATTGTCCAGGCGACGTGCTGCCTGGCACCGCGATGGTGATTGTTCCCGTTGGCCGTTTCGATGAGTCGGATGCGAGAGTGTGGGAAGTTTCCATGCCCGGGAAAAGTACTCAAACGCTATCGGTCGCTGCTCGAGCTCCACTCGTATTCACAGACACGCAGCAAGTCGGTGCCTATCGATTTGAGCATGTCCGCGTCGGCGATATGGAGAACTCCAGTAACGACTCCGGTAAGGACACCGTGGAGGCGTCTGTTCCGATCCATCGAGCAGCAGATCCGTTGGTCATGCCGCAGGTTCGAGTAGTTGAGGTTCCGGCGGAGGAGTCGACACTGCGCAGCGTTGCACCGGAGTTGCTTACGGAGTGCACTGAGCGGATGGGGGCGAATCTTTTCAGTGATGCAGATTCTCTTGTTGCCGCCACGACGCGGGATCGGTTTGGCGTCGAGGTTTGGCGACCGCTGCTGTGGTTGCTGTTGGTGGTGATGATTGTTGAGGTGATGTGGCAGCAGTTCGGGGTGACTCGATCGGCCAATCGTTTTTCACGTTCTCACGCCCAGGCAACGACATGA